AGACGCCAGAGGTATCTCCTATTTTCAGCGCTGGCCGTGTGCGCGACCGCCGTGGGCGCGGTGGTGGGATGCAGCGCGACGCTCTCGAAAGAGAAGGTGGGCAAGCCCCCCGCGGGGCCCCTCACGCTGGCCGTCAAGGCGGATGATGGGTTTGTCCCTCCGCCCTATCCCGTCTTCCCGCATGGGAACACCCTCACCCAGTCCCTGCAGGACACCGATCCTCAGGTGGGGCAGTTCCTGGCCTTCTACAGCAAGCAGGGTGGGGTGAGCTTCCCGCAGATCTCCCGCTCGCAGCTGGCGGCCTTCCCCAACCGCTACCTGGACATCGCCGACAACGGCCTCAATCTGGGCAGCGGACACTACAACTCGTCCCTGGTCTGCCAGTCGTGCCATGACAGCGACTGGAAGGTCAGCGGAACGGACCTGCCGAACATGAGCTTCTGGGCTCAGCCCTCGGTCTCCACCAGCTCGGACGGCCCCGCGTCGCTGGCCGCCAACTGGTCGCTCTTCGGGGACTGGAGCGCCTCCATCAAGGCCCTGGCGGGAAGGGATCCCGTCTTCCTCGCGCAGCTGGAGACCACCCGCGATCTCTCACCTCACCAGCCCGATGTGGTGGACAACCTCTGTCTGCGCTGCCACTCGCCGCTGGGGCAGCGGCAGGCCGAGCAGAACCACACCGCCTTCAGCCACTACATGCTGTACGCCGCGCCGGCGAACTCCGGGTACAAGAACCCGTTCCCTGACAAGACCTATACCCAGCCGCAGTACGCGAACTATGGGGCGCTGGGGCGAGACGGCGTCTCGTGCAGCTCCTGCCACTCCGTGGCTCCCAGCAGCGGCCAGCCCTGGAACGGCACGGACTACACAGTCTTCTACGGGAGCACGAGCGGCAGCATCTTCGGCGACAATCTCCCCAGCCGCCTCAAGAGCGCGGGCGAGCCCGTCCAGCCGCCGCAGTATCCCTTCACCGCGACCATGACCACCCAGCCTGGCGCCATCCTCGGGCCGGACACCGGGCTCAACACCGGCCCCATGGCCGCGGCGGGGCTGAGCCTGCAGACGGCCGCCACCGCCGGGGGGGCACACAGCTACCTGCGCGACTCCACCGTCTGCGGCTCGTGCCACGTGGTCATCCTGCCCAAGGTGCCCGTCGGCTACAGCGACAAGCTGTCCATCGAGAGCGTGGTGGCGCGCGGCGGCTATGAGCGGCCGGCCAGCTGCTCAACCGCCCAGAAGTACTTCACCGGGGACTTCCTGAAGGATCCCTGCGTGGGGCTGGCCTACGAGCAGACGACCTACTTCGAGTGGCTCAACAGCGGCTATCCGTCCGATACCTCCACGTGTCTGACCTGCCACATGCAGCTGGCGGAGCCGCCCTCGCCCAATGACGGGAACGTGGAGGTGGCGCAGATCAACACGGATCTGAAGGGCTACTACGGGGACACCCAGGAGCTCACCCCGCGCCAGTACAACCGGCACACCCTGCTGGGCATCAACCTCTTCGTCCACGAGATGTTCCAGCAGTTCGGGGACGTGCTCGGGCTGCAGTTCTACCAGCCGTCCTCCTCGCGAGTGCCTCCCTACCTCCAGAGCCCGGACATCCTCAACCGGACTCCCATCCTCATCTCCAATCCGGGCGCGGAGGACGGCAACGCGAACGGCTGGGTGGCCGCCTCGGGTGGCGGCATCCAGGCGGTGTCGCAGGCCAAGGGCGGCCAGGGGCAGGCGGTGACGCCGAGCCATGGGAAGTACTTCTTCCAGCTGACGGGCACGGGCGCCGCGGCGAGCCTGGACATCGATGTCTCGCGGTACGCGGCGTTCATCGATCAGAAGAACGGGGCCGTGAGCGTCACCTGGGGCGCCACCGTCTACTGTGACAAGGCCACGTGTGGCGCGGTCACGCTGACGCCGCTGGGGCAGGGCACCACGAGCACGGGAGCCGCTGGCACGCTGGTGCCCCAGCCGGCGCAGCCGCGGTGGATTCCCCAGCAGGGCACCCTGGCCCTCAACGCCGGGACTCGCCACCTGTCGCTCAGCCTCGGCCCCAGCTTCGCTGACGATCTCTTCCTCTCCCTGCGGTTGCCGGACGGCTCCGTCGCGCCGCTGCAGGAATCGGCCAAGGACTACGCCATGGCCCAGAACCTGCTCAACGCCGAGCAGTCCATCCTGGATCTGGCTACCAACACCTCGCAGGGGACCTTCAACCCGAGGAGGCCCGCGGTGCAGGTGTCCCTGGGGACGCCCACCACGAGCCAGGGCAACCTCACCGTCCCCGTCACGGTCACCAGCAGCGTGGGCCACAAGTTCCCGAGTGGAGCGCCCTTCCGCCGCGCCTTCATCCAGTTCGAGGTGCTGGATGGGAAGGGGACCGTCCTCTGGGCCTCCGGGCAGCCGAACCCACAGGGCGCCATCTGCGCCGGCAACTGCCTGCCCGACAACAGCAACATCCTCCAGAGCGAGTTTACGTCCGATTACAAGAAGCTCCAGCCGCACTATCAGACGATCACCTCCCAGCAGCAGGTGCAGATCTACGAGGCGAAGGCGGTGGATGACTCCAACAAGCTGAGCACCCTGGAGCTCCAGCTGTTCAAGGACGTGAAGGACAACCGCCTCCTGCCGCAGGGCTGGGTGGCGCCATCGCAGCGCGGCCCCACCGAGATGCTGTTCGGGCTGAACCTCCAGCAGCTCGCCAGGCTCACAGAGCCCTCGAGCATCGTGCTGGGGCCCAATGATCAGAGCATCTCGAGCGATCCGGACTACTCCACGTCTCCGGCCAGTGGCAGCGATCGCCTCACCTACCAGATCCCGCTCTCGCAGATCAGCAACTGGGCGACGATCCGGGTGCGGATGAACTACCAGTCCATCCCGCCCCCCTACCTGAACGCGCGCTTCCGGGACGCGTTGCTGGGTGACAACGGAGCGCCCTCCGCGCCTGGCCCCGCGATGCAGCGGCTGATCTACATGAGCAGCCGCCTGAACACGCAGACAGGGCTGAAGTTTGCTCCGAACCCCAGCGACCCGAAGTCTCAGATCGACTTCGTGAACAACTGGACCATGGTCCTGAGCGAGGCGACCCTCCAGAAGTAGCACGGAGGGTACTCGCCCCGGAGCGCTCCACGCGGGTGGCGCTCCGGGGCGGGGGAGGGACTACACGCCGCGCGTGGTGTGCGAGCCGATCGCGAGGCCCTTCCTCGCACCGATGGTCTTCACCAGCGAGCGGGGCACTCCCAGCTGATGCGGGGTGAGGAGCCGGTTGTAGAGGGAGTGGTTGCTGGGCACGAAGTTCTGAACGGTCAGCGTGATGCTCCAGCCCGGCGCGGGAGTGGTCCCGTTGGCCCAGTACGAGTAGCTGATGGTGGTCTCGAAGTTCGCGGGCACCGTGGAGATGATGCCCGTCGCCCAGCTACCGTTGTTGGCGGGGACGGTCGTCTTCTGGAGATCGATCAGCGGGTCGGGGCCCGGCGTTCCCGAGGAGAAGGCGACGCTGGCCCCAGCTGGGACGTTCTTGCACTCGAGCAGGAAGAGCATCTGCCCGCCATCGGAGCCTTGCTGGTAGCCGACGGGGGTGGTGAACGTCGGGGCTCCGGCATCCGTCAGGGAGACGTTGCGCCAGCCGAACCCCGGGTTCTCGATGATGAACTGGGTGAGATCGTTGACGCTGCCCGTGGGCGGGATGGGGTTGGGGTGCTCGTTGGTCACCACCTGGGAGATCAGGCAGAAGTGGTCACCGCTGCCGAGCGCTGGAGGGTTCCACACGAAGGGGTCCGTCGCGACGGCGATGGCGTTCGGGCTGACGTTGGTGACCGCCACCTGGGTCCTGCCGTCGCTCGTCTTGAGCTGGTTGGACTGCCACTGGCTGGGGTACAGCAGCAGGCTGGCCTTCGTGTAGTACAGCGACATCAGCCCCGACTGCGGGCCGGAGGCGAAGTTCCGGGCTCGCAGGTAGATGTAGTTGTTGGCCTGGTTGATGATGTCCTGGCCCACGTCCTGGCCATAGTTGCCCACGAAGTACCGATCGGGCTCCGAGATCGGGTTCATCCCCGAGGGGATGATGTCCGGCGAGGTGTAGGCCGGAGGCAGTGAGGGCAGCTGCCCGGCGTCCGAGAGGTTGGTGCGGAAGAACAGATCATTGTAGGTGACCACGAAGGCTCCTCGAGCAGAGATGACACTGTGGAACGGCATGCCCCCGCGCCCGAGGTTGCTCGGTGCAGGGGCGGAAGTGCTGCTCTGCACCTGGCAGGCCAGCTGCGCTCGAGAGTGGGAAGGGGAAAGGCCGCGGCCCGGGGGGCTCGCACGCTCCTGCTGACGGATCAACTCAGGGGCCTGACATGTCAGAGCCGCTCGCTGACACGTCGCCGCTCAGGGAAGAGACGCGGCGCCTCGTCGTGAAGCAGTGGAGCGGGCGATCGGGCAGCGCTTGGGGCGGCCCTGGACGCAGGCGCCCACTGCAAGCCCTAGCTTGGGAGGGCATGAGAACGTGTTATGTCCCCGCGGATGAGGCTCGCGCCCTCTGGGTGGATGTCCATGTCCCGATGGACGCGGCTCCGGGCCACTACGACGGTGGGGATGCTCTCCACGGCGTGGACGAACCAGTGGCGCTTCAATGGGAATGGCGACGGGACGCTCTTCTACCCAGGGACTCCCTCGATGATCGGGGGGACCACGGCGGTCCCATTGCCCTCCATCCGGCTCAAGCTCATCCGCCTCGGTGTCCAGGACTACGAGTGGCTCCAGGCCGTGAGTGATGCGGGGGACCCGGAGTTCGCGCGGAAGGTGGCGCGGCGGCTCATTCCCTCCGCCTGGCGTGTGCCCGATGACGGTGCCGCCTTCGATCAAGCGCGGCTGTGCCTCATCCACCGGTATCTCGAGCTCACGGGAGCCCAGCAGCCCGATGCGGCGCTCTCGTCCAGATGTCTGGAGCCCACCGGCTCCTTCTCCGATCGCTCCAGGAGTTCATCCCCGTTTCACTGAAGGTCACTGTGGCCCCGGCACGGAGGCCCCCAGGCAGGCGTTTCACTGTCCAGGGAATGGTCAGTTGTATACGAGTACTCTTCGGGGTTCTGGCGCCGTCGGGGTCGATCACGGCCGCGGGCACCGGTTCCCTCAGGAGTACTCATCCATGTTGGACATTCCCGGCTACAGGGTTCTCGGCACGATCCGGGCCACAGGCTCCAACGCGCTGTTCCATGCGACGCGCGAGGCGGATGGCCTGCCCGTCATCATCAAGACGCCGATGGCGCCTTCCCCCGGTCCGCGCGAGCGTGAGCGCTACCGCCGCGAGTTCGGCATCCTCCAGCGGCTGAGCGATGTGAAGGGCGTGGCGCGGCCCTACGCGTGTGAGCGGATTCACGAGCGGCCGGTGCTGTTGCTGGAGCGCGTGCATGGCGAGGCGCTCTCGGAGACGGTGGGCAAGTCGCTGGAGGTGCCGAGGTTCCTGGCGCTGGCCATCTCGTTGGCCTCGACGCTGGCGGAGATCCACAGCCGCAACGTCATCCACAAGGACATCAAGCCCTCCAACATCATCCTCGAGCCCTCCGGCGAGGGGCGGCTCATCGACTTCGGAGTGGCGACGCTGCAGCAGGTGGAGCACCTGGACGCGGCGCCTGGCCACATGATCGAGGGGACGCTGGCGTACATGTCGCCCGAGCAGACAGGGCGGATGAACCGGGCGGTGGACTACCGCACGGACTTCTACTCGCTGGGCGTGACGCTGTACGAGGTGCTGACGGGACAGCGGCCGTTCCAGGGGCGAGACGAGCTGGAGTGGTTCCACGCGCACATGGCGCAGAACCCCAAGCCGCCGCACGAGCTCAATCCCGAGGTGCCGTCGGCGCTGTCGTCCATCGTGCTCAAGCTGATGGCCAAGACGGCCGAGGAGCGCTACCAGAGCGCCGAGGGGCTGAAGGCGGACCTGGAGCGGTGCCGTCAGGAGTTGGGCCAGAGCACGCCGCGAGCGTTCGTACCTGGCGAGCATGACGTGCCCAATCGGTTCCAGCTGCCGCAGCGGCTCTATGGACGCGATGCCCAGGTGGCCACGCTGCTCCAGGGCTTCGAGCGGGTCGCCCAGACCTCGCAGCCCGAGCTGTTCCTGGTGAGCGGGTACTCGGGCATCGGCAAGTCCTCGGTGGTGCACGAGCTGCACAAGCCGGTGGTGCAGCGGCGGGGCTTCTTCCTGAGCGGCAAGTTCGATCAGTTCCAGCGGGACGTGCCCTACGCCACCATCGCCCAGGCCATCCGCGGGCTGGTGCAGCAGCTGCTGGCGGGGACGGATGAAGAGCTTGCGCGGTGGCGCGCTCGGCTGAGTCAGGTGTGGGAGGGACAGGGACAGGCGTTGGTGGACCTGGTGCCGCAGCTGGAGGTGGTGGTCGGTCAGCAGCCGCCGATCCCGGAGCTCCCCGTGAGCGAGGCCCAGCACCGCTTGCGTCGAGTGGTCCGCCAGTTCCTGAAGGTATTCGCCACGCCGGAGCATCCGCTGGTGGTGTTCCTGGATGATCTGCAGTGGGCGGACCTGTCCAGCCTGCAGCTCATCCAGCAGCTGCTGTCCCAGTCGGAGCCGCTCCCGGTGCTGTGGATCGGCGCGTACCGGGACAACGAGGTGAGCTCCACGCACCCGCTGGTGCCGGTGCTGGAGGAGGTGCGCAAGTCCGGGGCGCGGATGACGGACCTCCGGCTGGAGCCACTGAGCCCCAATCAGGTGGCGCAGCTGGTGGCCGACACGCTGCCCGGAGCAGGCGAGGAGCTGGTCGTCCCGCTGTCGGAGCTGGTGTACGAGAAGACGGGCGGCAACCCCTTCTTCCTGTTGCGGCTCATGGTGACGCTCCACCAGGACGGCCTGCTGGTGCGCATGCCTGGGGGAGGCTGGCGCTGGGATGCCGAGGGTGTCGCGGCTCGAGGCTACTCGGACAACGTGGTGGACTTCATGGTGGGCAAGCTGCGGCAGCTGCCCCCTGGGACGCAGCAGCTGCTGAGGCTGGCGGCGTGCGTGGGCAGCGCCTTCTCGCTTCCTATGTTGGGCACCCTCGCCGACATGAAGGAGACGGGACAGGTGGAGCAGGGGATCGAGCCCGCGCTCCAGGAATCCATGCTGGTGCGAGCAGGCCCGGAGCAGTACCGCTTCCTGCACGACCGCATCCAGCAGGCGGCCCACTCCCTGAGCTCGGAGGCGGAGCGCAAGTCCATCCATCTGCGCATTGGCCGCTTGCTGCTG
The DNA window shown above is from Hyalangium gracile and carries:
- a CDS encoding glycoside hydrolase domain-containing protein yields the protein MSRWTRLRATTTVGMLSTAWTNQWRFNGNGDGTLFYPGTPSMIGGTTAVPLPSIRLKLIRLGVQDYEWLQAVSDAGDPEFARKVARRLIPSAWRVPDDGAAFDQARLCLIHRYLELTGAQQPDAALSSRCLEPTGSFSDRSRSSSPFH